A stretch of the Schistocerca serialis cubense isolate TAMUIC-IGC-003099 chromosome 2, iqSchSeri2.2, whole genome shotgun sequence genome encodes the following:
- the LOC126455884 gene encoding piggyBac transposable element-derived protein 2-like, protein MSTIVHKREPGKSNEHYVAECLANKTVPQVFEDFLSEKLKDTIIEQHNKINFLLTKEELKSFIGILLLSGYHRLPHENMYWEQAPDVGVPLVFNSMSGNSFREIKRFIHLNDNSKIDRNDKMYKLRLYFEILKKEFGKFGVFHSELSIDEMMVRYYRKPSAKMFLRGKPIKFGYKIWCLTSSNGFLYNFSPNCGKTDNKQEPLGARVINELTSMIPESEYLNYKLFFDNFFTSVDTLITRGKSKMKATGTIREIRTDACPLIDSKRMAKEKDRGFYDYMFDKENEVLVVKWSDNKPVCVATNYSTITPLSSTKRYSPAKKKEICHISLKNTMPIWAA, encoded by the coding sequence ATGTCAACCATTGTACACAAACGTGAACCAGGGAAGAGCAACGAACATTATGTCGCGGAATGTCTAGCAAATAAGACAGTGCCCCAGGTGTTCGAGGATTTTCTTTCTGAGAAACTAAAGGATACTATTATTGaacaacataacaaaataaattttctgctaaccaaagaagaactaaaatcatTTATTGGCATACTACTTCTGAGTGGTTATCATAGGCTTCCCCATGAGAATATGTACTGGGAACAGGCTCCTGATGTCGGTGTACCTTTAGTCTTCAACTCCATGTCAGGAAATAGTTTTCGGGAAATAAAGAGATTCATTCATCTCAATGACAACTCCAAAATAGACAGAAATGACAAGATGTACAAACTAAGGTtgtactttgaaattctgaaaaaggaatttggtaaatttggcgtatttcattcagaactctcaatTGATGAAATGATGGTACGTTATTATCGCAAACCTTCAGCTAAAATGTTTCTGAGGGGAAAGCCTATcaaatttggatataaaatttggtgtcttacaagttccaatggctttctttataatttttcgccaaactgtggcaagactgacaacaaacaggagcctttaggtgcaagggtaataaatgaactaaccagcatgattccagaatcagagtatctgaattataagcttttctttgacaactttttcaccagtgttgacacactgatcacacgcggaaagagtaaaatgaaagctACAGGAACAATAAGAGAGATCCGAACTGATGCATGTCCTTTGATTGACTcgaaaagaatggcaaaagaaaaggatcgaggattctatgactacatgtttgacaaagagaacgaagttctggttgtgaaatggagtgacaacaaaccaGTATGTGTAGCGACCAATTACAGTACTATTACTCCTCTGAGTTCTACTAAAAGATACTCACcggcaaagaaaaaggaaatatgcCACATCTCATTGAAGAATACAATGCCCATATGGGCGGCGTAg